ACCGGATTCCTGGACCCCGTCGTCGCGGCCACATGGGTGAGGGCGGTTACCGGCCCGGCGGGGGAGACACCCGGCAGGAAGCCTTCGCGAACGGTGCCCGAGCTTCGCCCGGACCGGCGTTCGGCGCTTTCACAGCGGGAACGCCAGGTCATGAATCTGCTCGCCTCCGGCATGAAAGTCCGCGAGGTCGCGCGGCACATGGTCCTCACCGAGAAGTCGGTCAGGAACTATCTGAGCCGCATCTACCACAAGCTCGACGTACGAGGGCAGTCCGAGGCGATCCTGTACTGGATCGGCCGTCTGGAGCCGGCCACCATGCCACGGCGGGCCTGCCATCCCCTAGGGCCCTTCTGACGGATCTCCGCGGCGTCGCGACGCCCGGCAGGGAGGGGACACAGCGTGGCCCCCTCGTACAGGGCGTCGAGGGCCGGCTCGACACAGGCCCCCGCACTCCGGCGGCCTCGCCCTCCGTCGTCCCTGTCCCCGGCCGCCGGAGCCCTACGTCGTAGGTGCTCCGGCGGTCGACTCCCGCCAGACGATCCGGAAGAGGGAGTCCTCGTTCACTTCGGGTGACTCGCCCCTCAGTCCCGCGATCAGCTTGGTCATGGCTCTGCCGCCGACTCGCTCGAGGTCCACGTCGACCGTGGTCAAAGACGGGGTCATGAACTGTCCGAGCTCGGCGTTGTCCCAACCGGTCACGCTGATGTCGCCCGGCACGCTCCAGCCGCGGGCCAGCGCGCCCCGGACGACGCCGGCGGCCACGAGATCGTTGGCCGCGATCACGGCGGTCGGCCACGATCCCTTCGGCAGCGACCGGATCGCCTCGATGCCGGACTCGCCCGACCAGTCGCCGTCGAAGACGCCCATGGATTCGAGACCGAGACGTTCGACCGTGTCCAGGTAGCTCTGCTTGCGTGCCCTCGCGGAAGCGAACGCCGCGTCACCCGCGACATGGAGGAACCGCGCGTGGCCGAGCGACGCGAGGTGCTCGACCATCCGGATCACCGGGGCGCCGTCGGCCAGTTCACCGATGCCGCGCATGTCGTCGTCGAGGTCGGCGGAGATCACCACGACCGTTCTCTGCTGCAACCTCGCTTCCGCCGTGGGGAGCGCGGGGGCGAGGCAGAGGATGCCCTCGTACTGTCCGGAGTCGGCCATCTCCAGCAGTCGTTCGCTCCTCGCCTCCACACCGCCCGCGGCACTCACCACGTCGGTGAAGTACCCCGCCGACTGCGCCGTCGAGCTGGCTCCCGCCAGCATGCGTGAGGGGTTGAAGGTCATGGCCGGCATGAGGATGGCCAGGCGGCCGGTCTTCCGGGTGCGCATGGACCGTGCCACCAGGTTGGGGCGGTAGTCGAGCTGCCGGACAGCGCTCTCGACGCGCTCCACGGTCGCGGGCTTCAGCCCGCCGTTGAAACGCAGATACCGCGACACCGTCTGGGGTGACACACCGGCGAGTCGCGCCACATCGGTGATCGTCGGTCGCCGTCGCGCCGTGCCAGCGCCGTCCATCCGCTTCCCCCACCCTTTCGCCGGAACTCACTGAAGCCAGAGCCTACACACTCTTGACGCAAAAAGAGATCGTTCACTATCGTCCCTGCCAGCCCGGAAGTGAACGTTAACTTTTTGGCAGGCGCGGGACCCGGGGGACGGGGTCCGCACCACATTCAGTGTGCCGATGCCGCCACCTAGGGAGCAGTGCCGTGAGCTCCATCAACGAATTACGCCGGCTGCGGGGGTCCCGACGGGGAGCCCGACAGCAGAACAAGGCGGCGTTCCTCTTCCTCCTGCCCTGGTTCGTCGGGCTCTTCGGGATCACGCTCGGCCCGATGCTGGCCTCGCTCTACCTCAGCTTCACCAAGTACAACCTCCTCCAGCCGCCGCAGTTCAGCGGGCTGGACAACTGGACGCGCATGCTGGGCGACGAACGACTGCACACGTCGCTCCAGGTGACCTTCACCTATGTCCTGGTCTCCGTACCGCTGCAACTCGCCCTGGCCCTGGCGCTGGCCCTGCTGCTGGACAGGGGAGTGCGGGGACTGTCCTTCTACCGCTCCGCCTTCTATCTGCCGTCCCTGATCGGGGGCAGCGTCGCGATCGCCGTGCTGTGGCGCACGATCTTCGGCACGACCGGCCTGGTGAACAAGGGTCTCGGCGTGTTCGGTGTGGAAGGGCAGGGCTGGATCTCGGAACCCGGCACCGCGCTGTCGACCCTCATCGTGCTGAACGTCTGGACGTTCGGCTCCCCGATGGTGATCTTCCTGGCCGGTCTGCGGCAGATCCCGGCCTCCTTCTACGAGGCG
The sequence above is drawn from the Streptomyces griseiscabiei genome and encodes:
- a CDS encoding carbohydrate ABC transporter permease, whose product is MNELRRLRGSRRGARQQNKAAFLFLLPWFVGLFGITLGPMLASLYLSFTKYNLLQPPQFSGLDNWTRMLGDERLHTSLQVTFTYVLVSVPLQLALALALALLLDRGVRGLSFYRSAFYLPSLIGGSVAIAVLWRTIFGTTGLVNKGLGVFGVEGQGWISEPGTALSTLIVLNVWTFGSPMVIFLAGLRQIPASFYEAASVDGATRWRQFRSITVPMLTPIIFFNLVLQIIHAFQTFTQAFVVSGGTGGPADSTLFYSLYLYQRGFGQFDMGYASALAWLLLLIVAVFTAINFWASKYWVFYDD
- a CDS encoding LacI family DNA-binding transcriptional regulator, with translation MARLAGVSPQTVSRYLRFNGGLKPATVERVESAVRQLDYRPNLVARSMRTRKTGRLAILMPAMTFNPSRMLAGASSTAQSAGYFTDVVSAAGGVEARSERLLEMADSGQYEGILCLAPALPTAEARLQQRTVVVISADLDDDMRGIGELADGAPVIRMVEHLASLGHARFLHVAGDAAFASARARKQSYLDTVERLGLESMGVFDGDWSGESGIEAIRSLPKGSWPTAVIAANDLVAAGVVRGALARGWSVPGDISVTGWDNAELGQFMTPSLTTVDVDLERVGGRAMTKLIAGLRGESPEVNEDSLFRIVWRESTAGAPTT
- a CDS encoding helix-turn-helix transcriptional regulator, which gives rise to MTLALATDSGLVPNDLSADHVRLVTEPSDVRADDDVLLFYGQGMARELMRFRVELEGVLPPTAVLAYSLDWDDVFLALEQGATGYLLENRYAFLLNEAVLCTSRGTGFLDPVVAATWVRAVTGPAGETPGRKPSRTVPELRPDRRSALSQRERQVMNLLASGMKVREVARHMVLTEKSVRNYLSRIYHKLDVRGQSEAILYWIGRLEPATMPRRACHPLGPF